The genomic stretch TCAGAAGCAACGGTCACAGCGTCCATCTGTAACCTAGAATCTACCGAGTTAGACGCAACGGTCACGGCGTCCATCGGTAACCTAGAATCTACCGAGTTAGACGCATTGGTCACGGCATCCATTGGTAACCTAGAGTCTACCGAGTTAGAAGCAACGGTCACAGCGTCCATCTGTAACCTAGAATCTGCAGAGTTAGAAGCAACGGTCACGGCGTCCATCGGTAATCTAGAATCTACAGAGTTAGAAGCAACGGTCACAGTGTCCATCGGTAACCGGGAGTCTACCGAGTTAGAAGCAATTGTCACGGCGTCCATCGGTAACCGGGAGTCTACCGAGTTAGAAGCAATTGTCACGGCGTCCATCGGTAATCTAGAATATACCGAGTTGAAGCAACGGTCACGGCGTCCATCGGTAATCTAGAATCTACCGAGTTAGcgccaaaaacattgaaaaaagctaCGAAAAGAGACCGAGCGTCATGACTTTTTGGGGAAAGGCACCAAGCAGCCGCTCTGGAACCTGTGTTCTGCTTCGTTACGTGATCCTGCGTACCAGTCCACACTGCAGCGCCTGCTCCGGGTGCAGGAAGGCGGCAAAGTCTCGCAGCAGGTCAGTCCGATCTCCCAGGATGCAGCGCAGCTTCCTGAACAATGACATAATTTCCTGTCCGCTGCCCAGTTGCTCAAAGTCGTtcagcagagacacaaactCCTCCACCTGGCCAGGTACGTCCTGCAGCGCCTCGCGCACCTGAAGACACAAAACATCTGGTTGGtctgctgcagacacacagtCGCAAAGAAGACTATTTATTgcaaaaaaggcagaaacaCAGCGACAGATTCTGATTTACGGAATgattttgtgcgtgtgtgtgtgtgtgtgtgtgtgtgtgtgtgacggcgtgtgtgtgtttgtgacggcgtgtgtgtgtgtgtgtgtgtgtgtgtgtgtgacggcgtgtgtgtgtgtctcacccgGCTGAGGTAGCTCTGGGCGAACGCCATGTCTTTGCTCTCTCTGTGCGGGTCGGTGTTGACGATGTTTTCGTCGTACAGCAGCAGGAGTCTCGCAGCGTCTTTACTGTGACGCTCAGGACGACTTCTCCTCAGACCGCGGAGAGGACGGCTCCGTCCTGCTGGGGACAACACACAGTAAAGACACAGAGGGACAACACACAGTAAAGACAGCGGCAGGCGCGCgcacgcgcacaaacacacacacaaacaaacccacacacaaacccagATGTATGAGACACACCTCGTCCCCGTCCCAGACAGCGTCCTTCTGCTCCTCCTCGAGGGGTCTCCTCTCCCGCCGGCGTCTCCTCgtctcctccctcctttctgCCCCGCCCCTCTCCAGACTCCTCCTCTTTAggcccctcctcttcctcctcctcctcttcctcctgagAGGTGGGGGAGTGGTCTTCCTCCGAGTCTCCGTCTGCACAGAGACGTCGCTCCGCCGCCAACCACGTCAGCTGCTTCATCGTCTcct from Etheostoma cragini isolate CJK2018 unplaced genomic scaffold, CSU_Ecrag_1.0 ScbMSFa_835, whole genome shotgun sequence encodes the following:
- the LOC117941491 gene encoding GON-4-like protein isoform X1; translation: MKQLTWLAAERRLCADGDSEEDHSPTSQEEEEEEEEEGPKEEESGEGRGRKEGGDEETPAGEETPRGGAEGRCLGRGRAGRSRPLRGLRRSRPERHSKDAARLLLLYDENIVNTDPHRESKDMAFAQSYLSRVREALQDVPGQVEEFVSLLNDFEQLGSGQEIMSLFRKLRCILGDRTDLLRDFAAFLHPEQALQCGLVRRIT
- the LOC117941491 gene encoding GON-4-like protein isoform X2, producing the protein MKQLTWLAAERRLCADGDSEEDHSPTSQEEEEEEEEEGPKEEESGEGRGRKEGGDEETPAGEETPRGGAEGRCLGRGRGRSRPLRGLRRSRPERHSKDAARLLLLYDENIVNTDPHRESKDMAFAQSYLSRVREALQDVPGQVEEFVSLLNDFEQLGSGQEIMSLFRKLRCILGDRTDLLRDFAAFLHPEQALQCGLVRRIT